The Paenibacillus sp. RC334 nucleotide sequence GGTAACCTTTCCGCCATTGAAGAAGCTTTTAAAAATTTGAGCCTGGACCCTGAGGATATTGACCTCATCGTAGCCACGGATTCCGAAAGTATTCTGGGAATCGGGGACTGGGGAGTTGGTGGAATTAATATCTCCATCGGTAAGCTTGCCGTGTATACCGCTGCTGCCGGAATTGATCCTAGCCGGGTGCTGGCAGTTGTTCTTGATGCAGGTACGAACAACGAAAAACTGCTGGAAGATCCTTTATACATGGGGAACCGTCACAAACGTGTTCGCGGAGAACAATATGACCAATTTATTGACACCTATGTTCAAACTGCACTGTCTTACTTTCCGAATGCGCTACTGCACTGGGAAGACCTGGGCAATGTCAACGCCCGGAACATTATCAATAAATACGGAAGCAGTATTCTGACATTTAATGATGATATCCAAGGCACTGGTGCAGTTACGCTCGCAGGTGTTATGTCTGGTGTTAAACTGTCCGGAGTCCCACTAAGCAAGCATCGAGTTTTGGTCTTTGGTCCAGGAGCCGCCGGTATCGGTAATGCAGATCAAATTAGTGCAGCCATGATGCTGGAAGGACTATCGGAAACCGAAGCAAGAAGTAACTTCTGGGCTTATGATTACCGCGGCCTGCTTACTAATGAAACAGAAGGACTTTTCCCATTCCAGGTTCCTTATGTACGGGATGCCGCAGAATGTCGTGATTGGGAACGTGCGGAGGACGGCAAAATTCCACTTTTGGAAGTTATTCGCCGGGTGAAACCGACCATTATGATCGGAACCTCCGGTGTTACCGGAGCATTTAGTGAGGAAATCGTTAAAGAAATGGCCAAGCATACAGAACGTCCTATTATTATGCCTATGTCTAATCCAACTCCACTGGCTGAAGCAACTCCGGAAGACTTGATCCGCTGGACTGAAGGAAAAGCATTGATTGCAACAGGCAGCCCTTTTGAACCAGTAACCTATAATAATGTTAAGTTTGAAATTGGACAATCCAATAATGCTTTCGTGTTCCCTGGTCTTGGACTTGGCGCGATTGTAGTGAAATCCAAAATCATCACAGACAGCATGTTCGCCGCCGCTGCCCATGCAGTAGCCGATATGGTCGATTTGTCACAGCCTGGAGCTTCCCTGCTGCCGAAAATCAGCGAGTTGCGTGAAGTATCTGAAGCAGTAGCTGTAGCAGTTGCAGAGGCTGCCGTTCAGGATGGCGTAGCACGTCACCAGCCCGATGATATCCGCCAAGCGGTTCGGGATGCAATGTGGGACTGCAAGTATAGACCAATCAAACAGAATGGCAAAGAAACGGTCCTGGTTTAAGATTAGCGAACAACGTCAGGTTGTACTTGCATACAAACAAAGTAATTATTGATTCCCCGATGTCCGCCATCCATTTGGCGGACATCTTCATTATTGGAGGCGACATCATGGCTACAGGTCATATTTTTATCATTTTAATTCCTATTTTCTTTGTTATTTTAATTGGTTATGTTGCAGGTTTGTTCAAAGCATTTAACCCTGCTTCTTGGGATTATCGGCTTTTATATCGTATTGCTCGTAGGATATCGCTTAATTGCCAAAAAAGCTCTGACCGAATCCTCCATGTTCGCTTTGAATTCAACTCAGCCTTCTTTTGCGTTTATGGGAATACCGGTTCTCGGCAGCTTATTCGGAAGCGCTGCTGTCGCCATTCCGACTGCGATCACTGGCATCGTCGTTAATGCGATTCTTGATCCACTTGCAAGTATTTTAGGAACGGTCGGTCAGCGCAACTCAGAAACGAAGGAACAAGGCAACTTGTTTAAAGTTACTATGAAATCAGTCCTTCACGGACTCAGCGAGCCACTTGCCTGTGTACCGTTGATCGGCGTCATACTCACCCTTTGTGGATTTCAGGCTCCGAAGTTGCTGCAATCCATGTTTGATCAAATCGGCAACGTCACTTCTGGTACAGCCTTGTTTGCCATCGGGGTAACCATCGGAATCAAAAAGATTACGTTCAGTCCCAAAGCAATTAGCATTGCTGTACTGAAAGCCATCGTCATGCCTATAGTCATGCTAGGCATCGCTGTACTCGTAGGACTGTCCCATGAAGATATAACCAAAGCTGTACTGCTTGTTGCATTTCCAGGCTCGGCGGTAGCCGCTATAATTGCTACCCGCTATGAAACGCTGGAAACGGAAGCCGCATCTGCATTTGTCATCAGCTCAGTATTGTCGCTTATTTCCCTCCCCTTGCTCATTTCATTGCTTATATAAGGGGCAGGATTTTCTATAAGCCTCGACGTGATGCAGACATATACATGATCTTAGGGTGCTCGTCTGTTCCTTAATATCTTATTTTTTAAATATTGTCCAAACAATAAAATGAATTATTCATGCCGACAAGCGGTCGTTCCACAACGTTCTTTCGTTGTAAGCCACCGTTGTTATTATGTAGCCTCCCATTTCCTTTTCTCCTCCAAACCCCATTTTTCCCATATGAAAGTGAAAAGAATCTTTGTCGGTTTTTGTCACTATATTTCACCAATATGTAACCGATATTCTCCAAATTTAATAAATATCTAACATTTAGAAAGCTAATTGACGAAATATATAAGGTATAGGTTGTATATTAAAAATATAGTTCAACTTAAAGGAGAAGAAGCACGTGAAAAACTTGAAGTGGAGTACTATGTCCTTTTTTGGTAAAAATCTATTGATTTCATTCCTTAACATCGTATTGATCGGTACGATTCTCATCACATCCAGCTACATACTTCAAAAGAACATTCTGACCACACAGTTGCAAGACCAGGTTAAGGTGTTAACCAAAAAATGGGCAAATGATGTCGATAAAACGAAAGTAGAGCAAGCCTTGACCGAGAAAGATTATAATGGCTCTGTTCAACAGGATTTACGCAAATTTCTCGACTCCATTCACACCTTTTATCCTAATGTTGCCCAAGCTTACATATTTGGTACAGAGTTAAAAGAAGGAGACCAAACCTCCATCATTGGCGTTCCCACAAATCTGGTTCAATCGTTCCAAGATTCCAAAATGAACATAGGGGATATGTATGCTCTTCCTATTGAAAACGTAAACGCCGTAAATGAAATGCTAAAATCGAAAGAATCGGCGTTGAGCAGCTTTTATTCCGACGATTATGGCACATGGACTACCATTGTTTATCCCATTACTGATGCAAGCGGTAAAATTACGAGCGCCATCTACTTTGACGTAGACGCAAGCTCAGTGCCTGCCGGACTTCATAAACTGCTTTTATACGGTGTATCCCTGCTCATTCTGTTCCTTGCTATTTTCTTAACCATTCAATATTTGCTGGTAAAACGTACCCTTTCCCCGATTCGCAGCTTGATGAAGGGCATCGAGGAAGTGAGCGAGGGCAATCTGAATGTTAGCATCAAAACAGGCCAGGATGATCTTGGCATTATCAATCAAAAGTTTAATACCATGATCAAACGTATTAACGATACGATGGTAAAAGTACAGGATACGACGCAAGAGGTTACAGGATCAGCTCAGGAATTGCTAAGTATTAGCGAGAAAAACAGTGAGAATACGAACATCATTAATAGCAATATTCAGGAAATAACCCAAGGACTTGAATCCCAGGATCAAGCTGCGCTTGAAAGCTCCCGGGCTATGAATGAAATGTCTACGGTTATCCAAACCATTGCCGAAAGCTCATCTTCCGTATCAGATCAAGCTTATTCCATGGAAAAACGCTCGGTAGAAGGCAACCAGGTAGCCCAGAAGCTATCTACTCAAATGGATTCTATCTCTACTACAATAGAAAGAACAGTTGATTCCGTTAATGCGCTACAGAACCGATCTAACGAAATCAGTAATATCGTAAGCATCATTACAGGCATTGCCAGCCAAACCAATCTGCTCGCACTGAATGCCTCCATTGAGGCCGCCAGAGTAGGTGAGGAAGGTAAAGGCTTTGCAGTAGTAGCAGGGGAAGTGCGTAATTTGGCTGAGCAATCTCAAGAATCCGCTAGACAAATTGCCGAGCTTATTGGGGAAATTCAAAAGGAAATTGAACAAACGGTAGAAGGAATGAGTCTAGGCGCGAAGGAAGTTCAAGTCGGGCTGGAAGTCACACGTCAGACGGGCGAAATGTTCTCGGAGATTTTGAATGCGGCCAATAATGTATCGTCACAAATTCAGGAGGTATCCAGTGCGACGCAGCAGATTTCAGCCAGTACGCAGGAAATGTCAGCAACCTCTGACGAGCTGTCTTCCACAGTAAGCAAAACAGCAGACAGCAGCAAACAAATTGAGCACACCATTGGAGAACAGGCTGAGTCGATGGCTTCTATCGTCAAAGCTTCCGACAAGCTTACCATGATGTCCGGGGAGTTAGGAGAGCTTATTTCATTCTTCAAGGTAAACCGGAAATCCTAACGATCTACCTTCAATAAACCAACGAAAACAAAGAACCTCTATTCTGCACATTGTGCGGATTAGAGGTTCTTTGACATACTCGTCACGTACTCTAGTTTATAAAGCCTTCCAGCGCTGAGGTTGGCTTACCGTCAGCCTGCCAAGCACCTTTGTTATAGCCCTGATTATAACCTGGGGTTGCAGCCGGCTCCCAATAAAATACTCCCAAGCCTTTGCCGCCCGTGATACTACGAACCTTCGTTTTGATGTCTGCAATAAATGCCTTTGAGGTTGCAGGTTCATTATATTCCATTCCGATTTCACTGATAACAATACCTTTGCCGTATTTTGCAATGAGATCATTGGTATTGGTAATCGTCTGGTTCACTTTTCCCTGCCAGTTCGAAGGAGACGGATACAGAGAAAACCCGATGAGGTCAAACTGAGCTCCATTGTCAATTAAGCCGCCAATATTCCAGGCTAAGGTGGAGCCACTATCCCCGTTTGCCAGGTGTACGATCGTTTTAGTACTGCTGCTTACCGATTTTACAGCATTATTCCCTGTATTGACGAGCCAGGCGTAGTTTTTCATGTTCACTGAGGCTTTGCCGTCTTCCCAGAGCATTCCATTGTTCGTTTCATTGCCGATTTGCACCCAATCCGGTGTTACCCCCTTGCTTTTCATCGTGTTCATAACATAAACCGTATGAGACCAGACCGCATCCATAAGTTGCGTAAATGTAAGATTTCGCCACGCATAAGGTTTGTTCTGCTGCCCGGGATCAGCCCATGAATCGCTGTAGTGCAGCGTCAGCATGACGCTCATACCCAATTTTTTAGCTCGCTGCGCCAGTTCTGCTGCCTTTTCGGCATTCATGTATCCGCTTCCATAATCCTTCATGTCAGGGTTTACCCACACCCGGATACGCACCGAGTTGATCTGATAATCGTCCCGCAAAATTTGCAGCACATCTCCGCGAACCCCTTTTTTATCCTTCCAGGTCCTACCTTGCGCTTCCATTCCTGCTACCCAGCTTATATCTGCTCCTTTGGCAAAAGCAGGGGCGGCCGAGGCCGCACCTAATCCCGCAGAGCCAAATGGATACAAAAAGCTGGATAACAAGATCAACATCACAAATACCATAGTCCGTTTACTTGTTTTCATAAGTCATCCCCCATCTGAATTGTGTACCCCTCATTGTCTCTGACAAATCTACCCAGATCCCTCATTCGGGAAAACGTCAGCCATCACACTCTATACTATTTCCGATTTACTCCGCTCTGTCTTTAGTACCTTAACAGCATAGGCATCCAATAGAACCTTGCCGTCTTCCACCACATGATTTTCGAGCATATCCGCATAAATTCGTCCATCCAGCCTAATCTCTTGCGGCTCATGAGTGAAATTCAGCATGAAAATATAATCATGGACTCCATCGGTACGAATCGCCGTATTCACTCCATGCGGCAACTGAACATCGAGTGCTTTACTAATTCCTGCGCCATCAATCAAACTTCTGTAAAAATGACTGTTGAACGATCCGGTGTTGCGTGAGGCGATATAATAAGCTTTTCCCTGTCCCAAGCGGTTCACCGTCAAGGCTGGGCGTCCTGCATAAAAGTCTGAACCGTATACAGCCAGTACCTCTGCACCTTCCGTATGAATGAGATCGCACAGTTCTACAGCCTCATATTCGCCATGCAGATCCAACTCATTGCCTTCAACTGGCAAAATATGATTACGGTCGTGATCATGCAGCCCGTCAATCTCTTCCGACCAGATCCCAAGCGTCTTACGAAGCGGCCCCGGAAAGCCTCCAAGGAAGCACAAATCATGTTCATCCACAATACCGGACCAATAGGTTGCTACAAAAATGCCACCGCTTTCAACAAACTTTTGTATTCGCTCACCTACACCGCTGCGCACCATATATAGCATTGGAGCTACCACAAGTTTGTATTTGGAGAAATCTGCATCCATATGAATGACATCTACAGGCACACCCTGCTCCCACAAAGCCAAATAATGTGCTTCGGCTGTCTCCTCATATTTTACACCTTTATTACGTGGCCCTTGTGAGTCGTTGACCGCCCAGCGATTCTCCCAATCAAAAATAACTGCCGCCTCTGCTGGTACAGATGTGCCGATAACCTCCTCCAGTTTTTCCAGCGCGTTGCCCACATTTGTCACATCCCCAAACACCCGAGTATGCTCATGCCCCACATGATCGACGACTGCACCATGCAATTTTTCACTCGAACCGCGGCTTTTCCGCCACTGGAAATACTGGACTGTATCTGATCCGTGTGCCACAGCCTGTAAAGACGATAGCAGATGCATACCCGGCCGCTTCAGCTTGCTAATCTCCTGCCAATTCGTCAAGCTTGGCGTACTCTCCATCAGCATCCAAGGCTTCCCGCCCTTGATTGAACGGATAATATCATGCATCATGGCCACTTTGGCAGCCTGACGGCTATCATCTCCCCCACGGTCATGCCACGTTGGATAGCTGTCCCAGGATACAACATCGAGCAGATCGGCAAACTTCCAGTAATTCAATCCTTCAAAAAACTCCATCAGATTTGTGGTGACCGGAAGCGCCGGGTTTGCAGCTTTGAGCGGTATAATCTCATTTTTGATAAAATCTGCGGTCTGATCAGTTACAAAGCGTCTCCAGTCCAAATTCATAGCATGGACCTGCGTTTCACCGTGAGGGGCCGGAGATTCGATTTGACTCCAATCCGTAACCGTATGACTCCAAAAGGTCGTCCACCATGCGTGATTAAGCTTATCCAACGTGCCGTATTTATCCTTCACCCAAACGCGAAATGCCTCCTGACAATAATCACAGTGGCAATCCCCACCAAATTCATTGGAAATATGCCAACCAATGACAGCCGGATGATTTGCATAACGCTCGGCCAGCTTCGTATTCATGATACGTACTTTTTCCCCGTAGACAGGCGACGTAGAACAGTGATTATGACGAAACCCGTGCAAGTTACGGACACGGTTAGCCTCCACACGCAATACCTCTGGATATTTCTGCGACATCCAGGCCGGTCTTGCTCCACTAGGAGTAGCCAAAAACGCATAGATCCCGTTTTCAGCAAACGAATCCAGGATACGGTCCAGCCATTCGAACGTGAATACACCCTCCTCAGGCTCCAATGAAACCCATGAGAATATGCCGACGGACATCACATTACATTTAGCCTGCTTCATCAGCCGAATATCCTCATTTAGCACCTCGGGATAATGCTGCCATTGCTCCGGGTTATAATCCGCCCCATGCAGCATACGTGGAACTCGCTCACTGATTGGCGGGTATTTGATTATGTTTTGCTGTGACACTATAAATCATCTCCTTTTAATCAATGCTGTTTACTCCTTGACAGAACCAAGCGTCATACCTTTAACAAAATACTTTTGTAAAAATGGATATACAATCAGAATAGGGGCTGCACCAATAAAAATTTGCGCTGCATTCACTGTCGTTTGCGAAAGCAACTCCATCTCTTTGGGACTCATACTCATGGAGCTCATATCCTTCTGAATGATTACCGTTTGCAGGAATGTAGCCAATGGATAATCCTTGGCATTGCTCAAATAAAGCAGGCCATCAAACCATGAGTTCCAGTGAAATACCATACTAAACAACGCAATCGTCGCAATAGATGGCATGGATATCGGCAAAAATATACTAAACAAGGTCCGAAAATGACCTGCCCCGTCAATCAGTGCGGCCTCCTCCATCTCTTTGGGTATTCCTCTAAAAAAGTTCAACATGAGGATTACCAGAAATGTATTGACCGCTCCTGGCAAAACAAGTACCCAAAAGCTGTCCATTAGATGAATCTTTTGAATAACCATATAGAATGGAACCAGGCCACCGTTAAAAATCATACTGAATACAAACAGCCATGAATATACGTTTCGGCTACGGAACACAGATGTTTCCTTTGAAAGTGGATAAGCAGCTAAGAAGGTAATGAGCAGCGTCAAACCAGTTCCCAGCACGGTCCGGAGAACAGAAATCCAGATAGAGTGCAGAAAAATAGGATTATTCATCGTCTTCTTGTAGGCTTCTAATGAAAATTGCACCGGCCACAGTCCAACCAGATTGGCGTCTGCTGCTGATTTGGCACTAAATGATACCGCCAATACATGAATCAGCGGAACGATACACAGGATGGATAAAAACACAAGCAAACAAATATTAAACACATTGAAGATGCGATATGCCGTTGTTTTATGATACATGACTCTCCCTCTTTCAGCCTCGTAGAATCAAAATATGCGGTAACCTGCCCATTTGTAAGCAAGTCGATAAGATATCAGAATGAGAACCATACTAATAACGGATTTGAATAACCCAATGGCGGTAGCAAAGCCCATTTCCCCATTAATTAAGGCTGTCCGGTAGACGAAGG carries:
- a CDS encoding NAD-dependent malic enzyme codes for the protein MRAFQLTEDGSIETKLTGKELLANPLLNKGVAFTLEERQQLGLDGLLPPTILTIEEQVQRVYEQFQSQPDNLRKNIALNDLFNRNTVLYYRLLSEHLNEMLPIVYTPTVGQAIQEYSHEYHKPGGMYLSIGNLSAIEEAFKNLSLDPEDIDLIVATDSESILGIGDWGVGGINISIGKLAVYTAAAGIDPSRVLAVVLDAGTNNEKLLEDPLYMGNRHKRVRGEQYDQFIDTYVQTALSYFPNALLHWEDLGNVNARNIINKYGSSILTFNDDIQGTGAVTLAGVMSGVKLSGVPLSKHRVLVFGPGAAGIGNADQISAAMMLEGLSETEARSNFWAYDYRGLLTNETEGLFPFQVPYVRDAAECRDWERAEDGKIPLLEVIRRVKPTIMIGTSGVTGAFSEEIVKEMAKHTERPIIMPMSNPTPLAEATPEDLIRWTEGKALIATGSPFEPVTYNNVKFEIGQSNNAFVFPGLGLGAIVVKSKIITDSMFAAAAHAVADMVDLSQPGASLLPKISELREVSEAVAVAVAEAAVQDGVARHQPDDIRQAVRDAMWDCKYRPIKQNGKETVLV
- a CDS encoding glycosyl hydrolase 53 family protein, with protein sequence MKTSKRTMVFVMLILLSSFLYPFGSAGLGAASAAPAFAKGADISWVAGMEAQGRTWKDKKGVRGDVLQILRDDYQINSVRIRVWVNPDMKDYGSGYMNAEKAAELAQRAKKLGMSVMLTLHYSDSWADPGQQNKPYAWRNLTFTQLMDAVWSHTVYVMNTMKSKGVTPDWVQIGNETNNGMLWEDGKASVNMKNYAWLVNTGNNAVKSVSSSTKTIVHLANGDSGSTLAWNIGGLIDNGAQFDLIGFSLYPSPSNWQGKVNQTITNTNDLIAKYGKGIVISEIGMEYNEPATSKAFIADIKTKVRSITGGKGLGVFYWEPAATPGYNQGYNKGAWQADGKPTSALEGFIN
- a CDS encoding HAMP domain-containing methyl-accepting chemotaxis protein; translated protein: MKNLKWSTMSFFGKNLLISFLNIVLIGTILITSSYILQKNILTTQLQDQVKVLTKKWANDVDKTKVEQALTEKDYNGSVQQDLRKFLDSIHTFYPNVAQAYIFGTELKEGDQTSIIGVPTNLVQSFQDSKMNIGDMYALPIENVNAVNEMLKSKESALSSFYSDDYGTWTTIVYPITDASGKITSAIYFDVDASSVPAGLHKLLLYGVSLLILFLAIFLTIQYLLVKRTLSPIRSLMKGIEEVSEGNLNVSIKTGQDDLGIINQKFNTMIKRINDTMVKVQDTTQEVTGSAQELLSISEKNSENTNIINSNIQEITQGLESQDQAALESSRAMNEMSTVIQTIAESSSSVSDQAYSMEKRSVEGNQVAQKLSTQMDSISTTIERTVDSVNALQNRSNEISNIVSIITGIASQTNLLALNASIEAARVGEEGKGFAVVAGEVRNLAEQSQESARQIAELIGEIQKEIEQTVEGMSLGAKEVQVGLEVTRQTGEMFSEILNAANNVSSQIQEVSSATQQISASTQEMSATSDELSSTVSKTADSSKQIEHTIGEQAESMASIVKASDKLTMMSGELGELISFFKVNRKS
- a CDS encoding beta-galactosidase, with product MSQQNIIKYPPISERVPRMLHGADYNPEQWQHYPEVLNEDIRLMKQAKCNVMSVGIFSWVSLEPEEGVFTFEWLDRILDSFAENGIYAFLATPSGARPAWMSQKYPEVLRVEANRVRNLHGFRHNHCSTSPVYGEKVRIMNTKLAERYANHPAVIGWHISNEFGGDCHCDYCQEAFRVWVKDKYGTLDKLNHAWWTTFWSHTVTDWSQIESPAPHGETQVHAMNLDWRRFVTDQTADFIKNEIIPLKAANPALPVTTNLMEFFEGLNYWKFADLLDVVSWDSYPTWHDRGGDDSRQAAKVAMMHDIIRSIKGGKPWMLMESTPSLTNWQEISKLKRPGMHLLSSLQAVAHGSDTVQYFQWRKSRGSSEKLHGAVVDHVGHEHTRVFGDVTNVGNALEKLEEVIGTSVPAEAAVIFDWENRWAVNDSQGPRNKGVKYEETAEAHYLALWEQGVPVDVIHMDADFSKYKLVVAPMLYMVRSGVGERIQKFVESGGIFVATYWSGIVDEHDLCFLGGFPGPLRKTLGIWSEEIDGLHDHDRNHILPVEGNELDLHGEYEAVELCDLIHTEGAEVLAVYGSDFYAGRPALTVNRLGQGKAYYIASRNTGSFNSHFYRSLIDGAGISKALDVQLPHGVNTAIRTDGVHDYIFMLNFTHEPQEIRLDGRIYADMLENHVVEDGKVLLDAYAVKVLKTERSKSEIV
- a CDS encoding carbohydrate ABC transporter permease, producing MYHKTTAYRIFNVFNICLLVFLSILCIVPLIHVLAVSFSAKSAADANLVGLWPVQFSLEAYKKTMNNPIFLHSIWISVLRTVLGTGLTLLITFLAAYPLSKETSVFRSRNVYSWLFVFSMIFNGGLVPFYMVIQKIHLMDSFWVLVLPGAVNTFLVILMLNFFRGIPKEMEEAALIDGAGHFRTLFSIFLPISMPSIATIALFSMVFHWNSWFDGLLYLSNAKDYPLATFLQTVIIQKDMSSMSMSPKEMELLSQTTVNAAQIFIGAAPILIVYPFLQKYFVKGMTLGSVKE